The genomic segment TGGTCTCAGCAAAGCAATGGAATGGGTCGTGAAGATTATCTTTGGACTCTTCGCATTCATTTCCGTGGCCACCACGTTTGGCATTATCTACACCTTGATCTTTGAGACGATCGAGTTCTTCAAAGTTGTTCCCATCTGGAAGTTTCTGACTCAGACTCAATGGACACCACTCTTTGCTGATGCTCAATTTGGCATTTTTGTGCTCATCAGCGCTACGGTGTTGACATCAGTGATTGCGATCGCAGTGGCCTTGCCCATTGGCTTGCTCTCTGCAATTTGCCTGAGTGAATATGCGCCTCGTGGCGTGCGAGCTTGGTTGAAGCCAATTCTGGAGATATTAGCAGGCGTGCCTACTGTTGTCTACGGCTACTTTGCCCTCTTGTTTGTCACTCCTGTGTTG from the Cyanobacteriota bacterium genome contains:
- a CDS encoding ABC transporter permease subunit, translating into MTTTLPSTSDDSLWASQRGLSKAMEWVVKIIFGLFAFISVATTFGIIYTLIFETIEFFKVVPIWKFLTQTQWTPLFADAQFGIFVLISATVLTSVIAIAVALPIGLLSAICLSEYAPRGVRAWLKPILEILAGVPTVVYGYFALLFVTPVLKVVIPGLQPFNALSAGLVLGISIIPLVASLSEDAIYAVPRSLKEGAYALGLTKREAITGVVLPAALSGIVASFILAVSRA